A stretch of Sebastes fasciatus isolate fSebFas1 chromosome 19, fSebFas1.pri, whole genome shotgun sequence DNA encodes these proteins:
- the LOC141756839 gene encoding cGMP-dependent protein kinase 1-like — MASSKSGGTLRDLQLALQLKIEELRQRDSLIDELELELDTKDDLIRQLQVELDRHRNASQHATNAAETANTGAAVQMAAAPDEPQRTKRQAISAEPTALDPSQLTGVTLKSYCKTKESSELIQRALMDNDFMKHLEHGQIITIMDCMHPTSLAKGCCVIQEGDDGSTVYVLEEGMVEVTKQGKTLCTIGQGKVFGELAILYNCTRTATVTALTDIKLWAIDRQGFQTIMMRTGLIKHSQYTDFLRSVPSFQSLPEDVLSKLADVLEETHYSDCDYIIRQGATGDTFFIISEGQVKVSQQNSPGEEQVIVKTLSKGDWFGEQALKGEDVRTASVTAEGDVTCLVIDRESFKQLIGGLDDVNNKEYDSDEVKANVQAEADFFSSVSLSDFNIICTLGMGGFSRVELVQLKNDPNRSFALKVLKKRHIMDTSQQGHILSERRIMMETHSPFIIRLYRTFRDSKYLFMLLEACLGGELWTLLRDRGSFDDGTTRFYTGCVIEALAFLHSRGIIYRDLKPENIILDRQGYAKLVDFGFAKKVGLGKKTWTFCGTPEYVAPEIILNKGHDSSADCWSLGILVFELLSGSPPFSGSDPMKTYNVILRGIDMIEFPKKITKSAANLIKRLCRDNPSERLGNQKNGAKDIQKHKWFEGFNWDGLRQGTIGSPFTPPVDGPLDNSNFDYFPEDVEDPPPDEESGWDLEF; from the exons ATGGCATCGTCTAAGAGCGGCGGCACCCTGCGGGACCTCCAGCTGGCGCTGCAGCTGAAGATCGAGGAGCTCCGGCAGAGAGACTCCCTCATCGatgagctggagctggagctggacaCCAAGGACGACCTGATCCGACAGCTGCAGGTAGAGCTGGACCGCCACCGCAACGCCTCGCAGCACGCCACCAACGCCGCCGAGACCGCAAACACAG GAGCAGCGGTTCAGATGGCAGCAGCACCTGATGAGCCTCAGCGCACTAAGAGACAGGCCATCTCTGCAGAGCCCACAGCGCTGGACCCCTCACAGCTGACCGGGGTCACGCTCAAGAGCTACTGCAAAACCAAAGA GTCCAGTGAGCTGATCCAGAGGGCTCTAATGGACAATGACTTCATGAAACATCTGGAACACGGGCAG atcatcaccatcatggaCTGCATGCATCCCACCAGCCTGGCGAAGGGCTGCTGTGTGATCCAGGAGGGAGACGACGGCTCCACCGTCTACGTTCTGGAGG AGGGGATGGTCGAGGTGACGAAACAAGGAAAGACACTGTGCACCATCGGTCAGGGAAAAGTGTTTGGAGAACTGGCCATCCTGTACAACTGCACTCGCACAGCAACTGtaacag CTCTGACCGACATCAAGCTCTGGGCCATCGACCGACAGGGTTTCCAGACCATCATGATGAGGACCGGCCTCATCAAACATTCCCAGTACACAGACTTCCTCCGCAG CGTTCCCTCGTTCCAGTCGCTGCCGGAGGACGTTCTCAGTAAACTGGCAGATGTtttggaggag ACTCATTACAGCGACTGTGATTACATCATCCGTCAGGGAGCCACCGGAGACACATTCTTCATCATCAGTGAAGGACAG GTGAAAGTGTCCCAGCAGAACTCACCTGGTGAGGAGCAGGTGATCGTGAAGACGCTGTCTAAAGGGGACTGGTTTGGAGAGCAGGCTCTGAAAGG CGAGGACGTCCGTACGGCCAGCGTCACGGCGGAGGGAGACGTCACGTGTCTGGTCATCGATCGAGA GTCGTTCAAACAGCTGATCGGAGGTCTGGATGACGTCAACAACAAGGAGTACGACAGCGACGAGGTCAAAGCAAA TGTTCAGGCAGAAGCAGATTTCTTCTCCAGCGTGTCACTGAGTGATTTCAACATCATCTGCACTCTGGGGATGGGAGGCTTCAGTCGCGTGGAGCTG GTGCAACTAAAGAATGACCCCAATCGATCGTTTGCCCTGAAAGTGTTGAAGAAACGCCACATCATGGACACCAGCCAGCAGGGCCACATCCTGTCAGAGCGCCGCATCATGATGGAGACTCACAGTCCGTTCATCATCAG GTTGTATCGGACGTTCAGAGACTCTAAATATCTCTTCATGCTGCTGGAGGCGTGTCTCGGAGGAGAGCTGTGGACGCTGCTGAGAGACAG GGGATCGTTTGACGACGGCACCACTCGCTTCTACACCGGCTGCGTCATCGAGGCGCTGGCGTTCCTGCACTCCAGAGGGATCATCTACAGAGACCTGAAACCGGAGAACATCATCCTGGACCGCCAAGGATACGCCAAGCTG GTGGACTTTGGCTTCGCTAAGAAAGTAGGTCTGGGTAAGAAGACGTGGACGTTTTGTGGGACTCCGGAGTACGTCGCCCCGGAGATCATCCTGAACAAAGGTCACGACAGCTCGGCCGACTGCTGGTCTCTGGGGATACTGGTCTTTGAGCTGCTCAGTGGCAG TCCTCCGTTTTCAGGCTCTGACCCCATGAAGACCTACAACGTCATCCTGAGGGGCATCGACATGATCGAGTTTCCCAAGAAGATCACCAAGAGCGCCGCTAACCTCATCAAACGCCTCTGCAG GGACAACCCGTCAGAGAGGCTCGGGAATCAGAAGAATGGAGCGAAGGACATCCAGAAACACAA GTGGTTCGAAGGCTTCAACTGGGACGGCCTCCGCCAGGGAACCATCGGCTCTCCGTTCACCCCCCCG GTGGACGGACCGCTGGACAACAGCAACTTTGACTATTTCCCAGAGGACGTAGAAGACCCTCCTCCTGATGAAGAGTCCGGCTGGGACCTCGAGTTTTAA